One genomic segment of Candidatus Fukatsuia endosymbiont of Tuberolachnus salignus includes these proteins:
- a CDS encoding IS630 transposase-related protein: MSHSVDFRRKVLSIREKENLSIRETAKRFHIGSASVTRWLSRIEVKPSSPRRRKLDKVALAEDVALYPDAYQRERAARFQVCQKAIWQALKNLGVTYKKKPASSQGRRRDTACLPGHDSLL; encoded by the coding sequence ATGAGCCACTCTGTCGATTTTCGCCGTAAAGTTCTGAGTATTCGAGAGAAAGAAAACTTGAGTATCAGAGAGACCGCTAAACGCTTCCACATTGGTTCAGCTTCCGTTACTCGCTGGCTCAGTCGTATCGAGGTTAAACCTTCTTCCCCCCGTCGGCGTAAGCTTGATAAAGTGGCGTTAGCTGAAGATGTTGCACTTTATCCCGATGCTTACCAACGGGAACGGGCGGCGCGCTTTCAGGTGTGCCAGAAAGCCATTTGGCAGGCACTGAAAAACCTGGGTGTCACCTATAAAAAAAAACCTGCGTCATCCCAAGGCAGACGAAGAGACACGGCGTGCCTTCCAGGACACGATAGCCTGCTATAA
- the glpD gene encoding glycerol-3-phosphate dehydrogenase, giving the protein METKDLIVIGGGINGAGIAADAAGRGLSVLLLEAQDLACATSSASSKLIHGGLRYLEHYEFRLVREALAEREILLQLAPHIACPMRFRLPHQPHLRPAWMIRAGLFLYDHLGKRSSLPASQSLRFGSESVLKPKLVRGFEYSDCWVDDARLVVLNAQAVVQHHGEVRTRTKVTRAWREQGQWRVEAVDTKNGSTLSWKAKGLVNATGPWVKQFFDEGLQLKSPYGIRLIKGSHIVLPRVHNQPQAYILQNEDQRIVFVIPWLDKYSIIGTTDVEYHGDIEKVEIDDQEIDYLLKVYNDHFIKQFGRADIVWTYSGVRPLCDDESDSPQVVTRDYTLDITDEQTATPLLSVFGGKLTTYRKLAEHALEKLRIYYPEMGSAWTKHSKLPGGDINGNRDSYTMQLGDRFKWLPQALAQRYAYTYGSHSELILADTHDLADLGEHFGHDLYEAELRYLIRKEWVTELDDVIWRRTKLGMCLDDAQKQRVQAWLSQNGL; this is encoded by the coding sequence GTGGAAACCAAAGATTTGATTGTGATTGGTGGAGGTATCAACGGAGCGGGTATCGCTGCTGATGCTGCCGGGCGAGGTTTATCGGTGCTGTTACTTGAAGCCCAAGATTTGGCTTGTGCGACTTCTTCTGCCAGTTCCAAGCTGATCCACGGTGGATTACGTTATCTTGAGCATTACGAATTTCGTCTAGTCAGAGAAGCACTGGCCGAACGTGAAATATTATTACAATTGGCACCCCATATTGCGTGCCCAATGCGTTTTCGGCTACCGCATCAACCTCATCTACGTCCAGCCTGGATGATCCGTGCTGGTCTATTCCTTTATGATCATTTAGGTAAACGCTCCAGTTTACCTGCCAGTCAAAGCCTTCGTTTTGGCTCAGAATCGGTGTTAAAACCGAAGTTAGTGCGCGGATTCGAATATTCAGATTGTTGGGTTGATGACGCTCGTTTAGTGGTGTTAAATGCTCAGGCTGTGGTGCAACATCATGGTGAAGTGCGTACGCGAACCAAAGTCACTCGTGCATGGCGTGAACAGGGTCAATGGAGGGTTGAAGCCGTTGACACAAAAAACGGCTCTACTTTGAGTTGGAAGGCTAAAGGGCTGGTTAATGCTACCGGTCCCTGGGTGAAACAGTTCTTTGATGAAGGTCTGCAACTGAAATCACCTTATGGTATTCGCCTGATTAAAGGCAGTCATATTGTGTTACCACGTGTGCATAATCAGCCACAAGCCTATATCCTGCAAAATGAAGATCAGAGAATTGTGTTTGTTATTCCGTGGTTGGATAAATATTCCATCATCGGTACTACAGATGTGGAATATCATGGCGATATAGAAAAAGTAGAAATTGATGATCAAGAAATCGATTACTTACTGAAAGTGTATAACGATCACTTTATCAAACAATTCGGGCGTGCTGATATTGTTTGGACTTATTCTGGCGTTCGTCCGTTGTGTGACGATGAATCTGATTCACCTCAGGTGGTGACACGTGATTACACCCTGGATATTACCGATGAGCAAACTGCCACTCCACTGTTGTCAGTTTTTGGCGGAAAATTGACCACTTACCGCAAGCTGGCAGAGCATGCGTTAGAAAAACTGCGCATTTATTACCCCGAAATGGGTTCAGCCTGGACTAAGCATAGTAAGCTGCCAGGGGGCGATATTAACGGTAATCGCGACAGTTATACTATGCAATTGGGAGATCGCTTCAAGTGGTTGCCACAGGCATTGGCACAACGTTATGCCTACACCTATGGTAGCCATAGCGAGTTGATTTTGGCTGATACTCATGACCTTGCCGATTTGGGTGAACATTTTGGTCATGATTTATATGAAGCTGAACTACGCTATCTGATCAGAAAAGAGTGGGTAACTGAGCTCGACGATGTGATCTGGCGACGCACCAAGTTGGGTATGTGTCTTGATGATGCTCAGAAACAGCGAGTCCAGGCGTGGTTGTCACAGAACGGACTCTGA
- a CDS encoding TcdA/TcdB catalytic glycosyltransferase domain-containing protein, translating into MELQTVQYLDVARQLGDIKIDKSEYDKKENYYKFITARNQYLNLTTSSTPSNKVEPAQLDETSLLLKMMFYLDKWVAINNNKGERRYNPFLAQILLARKNTIMETVPKTIHFICLCTMTDIQRDYINLWLKNNPDYLVKIWTDDDSLLVQKLVTCIQEKAAKETLMYFLPRNFNNFQETIKIFLKFKSKGNTYYTNETNQEKNEIEFFDEYFYNNPLNTEFNKTITTLIDVSIELREGHLNFDIIEMTYPEEMEVIKRTFIRQKYNSFSQRFFYWQEKFYRYFLNEKEKGDVCFDQCVIDFCIKNGLEERENLEKERTKNRAIFTKMRDYLKAANPENNIELIYKNPDGNFQSNYLNELRGNLSAASGIFALNVLISEGGIYLGTDLLPAINENLFVDLIDKTPDDPNGTLSQTIISRIILDELGNDGQMPGRTEALVKSYQLDKIDPQIESSIKNIIIEAKQRKIPLFMGLDEIKVDPYFQSSYADGNVKMLIASVKEGENNQFISKLLNNWIETYRIILQHGIHAIQLSVPNSLRNAITSTQEAFARKNLKVNAKALIHYHWDILSQYEQAIPELLGTPAYDCVYSQLLKELLNSESVETQTIDFYSFQKKVTPSFNSATFLTEEATQSHLMGAQRYLKPFINSPQYVGQCIIQLKDDVISEKTAKFLYNNNSDISEWYRYDEETKRLIPQSVGTQIDSQQEKCLIWVGNGYPIAIIDAINFLQLTQQILLKNNFHVEQMTLIACQPRRTGPIAGVGNKTLSIEGLFHACENSKPKINIKRIVAQESLFMVDMMGRQWKGSLFVNGISTGVKREIDWRIVTENDSEVIATFSGDKPQGAYTYTIPRLGTSVLTRNRVISESNKAAFGLGSVIETPLVNPGRLPPWKNNPAKLDGWIEQTMAERISQDLKNGVVVMAAESIVLVAAMCESIHELIISDPHLARIKTLMQVLERSLEVNTYVDWFASLDFACGEKQFNHLINALFTTPNELDRAFRRLQWRVCHKRFTFFNLSLSEKDNAKRIRRGMKSKTTIQAIFLGSIEEALLPGMEIDADDSTQLAQVANKVTNLNANFSDLVNDLENADNAPRSLPKLYTYSLYDPERSLIGNVETVFEKSNFNIDYIHRLLQFAWNKNKLSLSFADTAQYTKRQAWRRANLHASQGKHKKLAMNEWRLLLASIKYKTIDENYIISQLNTTRHNTIDVSAKDLSFARMMLYLNKNLQLVETNRVLKRKKRPIARSVGSMGGAGGIGGTSDSFSSLWHFFIDFTSTSDLEKKEEEIPVNKKVHSWVSLLSDFINVMSLPSTVIDGGDRLLESAINTSWLYEKCKTPINTLWNVLYQAANSEKNKWFNDIATKTGQGLGVISLLFDAYEYHEAQNHHQRSLAVTKATFDGASLAWGIAAENIMQSSAEFPPLLIVIIASYSLSKISQAIGNDIEIMFDNITRARLCGVEFNQLKNGFEKGGFTVINDTLMPCKGSVIKTINLENTRKPFVVFDDIGVQMRKKTDQGEDFIVDSNDPAAYINLRELNGVALDQSIDITGLPSFNQPALKKLVLPMSPKIKIDPVYTETDLIKWRGDTEFDAMRYFSSRESKFIFEFYKENSFIDPIKNFLGTNWMAITNLNYRYQKNNVNVYLGNDDYKLIAPGIEKNERTDDSLYRKYLHYKLYGPTKGKATIFILLNRGQSDITIARSNPSITWIIGAYHENFRDTKVEPISNGCKIFRTVPNASGETDDAIYINIDDRDNTKLTFHLSIGVGTIDFKGSTTHSVGKLIVREFNATIFKTQLTPQIIDFLDGDRRIRNMDEASRMPQMVRAYLEEMTKDSAKVLKYIPVKNLAIFGNE; encoded by the coding sequence ATGGAATTACAAACCGTACAATACTTAGATGTCGCTCGACAATTGGGCGATATAAAAATAGATAAATCTGAATATGATAAAAAAGAGAATTATTACAAATTTATTACAGCTCGTAATCAATATTTAAATTTAACTACCTCCTCAACGCCATCAAATAAAGTCGAACCAGCACAATTAGATGAAACTTCGCTGCTATTAAAAATGATGTTTTATCTTGACAAGTGGGTTGCGATTAATAACAACAAAGGGGAAAGACGGTATAACCCTTTTTTAGCGCAAATACTTTTAGCTCGTAAAAATACTATTATGGAAACTGTACCTAAAACAATACATTTTATCTGTCTCTGTACAATGACAGATATTCAACGGGATTACATTAATCTTTGGTTGAAAAATAATCCAGACTACTTGGTAAAGATCTGGACAGATGACGATAGCCTTCTCGTGCAAAAACTTGTTACATGTATACAAGAAAAGGCTGCAAAAGAAACATTAATGTATTTTTTACCTAGAAACTTTAATAATTTTCAAGAAACGATAAAGATTTTCTTAAAATTTAAAAGCAAAGGAAACACATACTATACGAATGAAACTAATCAAGAAAAAAATGAAATTGAGTTTTTCGATGAGTATTTTTATAATAACCCATTAAATACAGAATTTAATAAAACCATCACTACTCTTATTGATGTTAGTATTGAACTTAGAGAAGGGCATCTTAATTTTGATATCATTGAAATGACATACCCAGAAGAGATGGAAGTTATAAAACGTACTTTTATTCGACAGAAATACAATTCTTTCTCGCAAAGATTCTTTTATTGGCAAGAAAAATTCTATCGTTATTTCTTGAACGAAAAAGAAAAAGGTGATGTATGCTTTGATCAATGTGTAATAGATTTTTGTATAAAAAATGGTTTAGAAGAACGTGAAAATTTGGAGAAAGAGCGCACAAAGAATAGAGCAATATTCACAAAAATGCGTGATTATCTCAAAGCAGCCAACCCAGAAAATAATATTGAGTTAATATATAAAAATCCTGATGGTAATTTTCAGTCAAATTATTTAAATGAATTACGAGGAAATCTATCTGCCGCTAGTGGCATATTTGCGTTAAACGTTTTAATCAGTGAGGGTGGCATTTATTTAGGTACTGATTTACTGCCTGCCATTAATGAAAACCTATTTGTGGATTTAATCGATAAAACGCCAGATGATCCTAACGGCACGCTGAGCCAAACTATTATTTCAAGGATTATTCTTGATGAGCTTGGCAACGATGGACAAATGCCAGGGCGCACAGAAGCTCTAGTGAAATCTTATCAACTCGATAAGATCGATCCTCAAATAGAGAGTTCAATAAAAAATATAATCATAGAAGCAAAACAAAGGAAGATCCCTCTATTTATGGGACTTGATGAAATTAAAGTAGATCCCTATTTCCAATCATCATATGCTGATGGCAATGTGAAGATGCTAATAGCGTCAGTTAAAGAAGGAGAAAATAATCAATTTATTAGCAAATTATTAAATAATTGGATTGAGACATATCGAATAATTTTACAGCACGGGATCCACGCGATACAACTATCGGTGCCTAATTCACTAAGAAATGCGATTACTAGCACCCAAGAAGCATTTGCAAGAAAGAATTTAAAGGTCAATGCCAAGGCACTCATACATTATCACTGGGATATTTTGAGTCAATATGAACAAGCCATTCCCGAATTATTAGGTACTCCTGCTTATGATTGTGTCTATTCTCAGTTACTAAAAGAACTGTTAAATAGTGAAAGTGTGGAAACACAAACTATCGATTTTTACTCCTTTCAAAAAAAAGTGACTCCCTCCTTTAACTCTGCAACTTTTTTGACTGAAGAAGCCACTCAATCTCATCTGATGGGTGCTCAAAGATACCTTAAGCCGTTTATTAATAGTCCTCAATATGTAGGTCAATGCATAATACAACTCAAAGATGATGTGATAAGTGAAAAAACAGCCAAATTTTTATATAACAACAATAGCGATATAAGTGAATGGTATCGTTACGATGAAGAAACAAAACGGTTAATACCTCAATCTGTAGGTACACAGATTGATTCGCAGCAGGAAAAGTGCCTTATTTGGGTGGGAAACGGCTACCCCATAGCTATTATTGATGCCATTAATTTTTTACAGTTAACACAGCAGATCCTATTAAAAAATAATTTTCATGTAGAACAAATGACCTTAATTGCTTGCCAACCTAGAAGAACGGGACCCATTGCCGGTGTGGGAAATAAAACACTCTCCATTGAAGGGCTTTTTCATGCTTGCGAAAACAGTAAACCCAAGATAAACATCAAACGCATTGTTGCACAAGAAAGCTTATTTATGGTCGATATGATGGGTCGCCAATGGAAAGGAAGCCTGTTTGTAAATGGCATAAGCACAGGGGTAAAAAGAGAGATCGATTGGCGTATTGTGACAGAAAACGACAGTGAAGTGATCGCGACCTTCTCAGGAGATAAGCCGCAAGGCGCCTACACATACACAATACCGAGACTGGGTACAAGTGTATTAACACGTAATAGGGTTATCTCTGAATCGAATAAAGCTGCCTTCGGATTGGGTTCGGTAATAGAAACCCCACTTGTTAACCCTGGGAGATTGCCACCTTGGAAGAATAATCCTGCTAAATTAGATGGATGGATAGAGCAAACAATGGCTGAAAGGATCTCACAGGATCTAAAGAATGGTGTTGTTGTTATGGCCGCTGAGAGCATAGTATTAGTGGCGGCTATGTGTGAATCTATTCATGAGCTGATTATCAGTGATCCTCACCTTGCCAGAATTAAAACACTTATGCAGGTATTAGAACGCAGTTTGGAGGTCAATACTTACGTGGATTGGTTTGCATCTCTTGATTTTGCTTGTGGAGAAAAGCAGTTCAATCATCTTATTAACGCGCTCTTTACAACACCCAACGAGCTTGATCGCGCCTTTAGGCGTCTTCAATGGCGAGTGTGTCACAAGCGTTTTACTTTTTTCAATTTAAGTCTGAGTGAAAAGGATAACGCTAAGCGTATACGCCGAGGAATGAAGAGCAAAACCACCATTCAGGCCATTTTTTTAGGCAGTATTGAGGAGGCTTTATTACCTGGGATGGAGATTGATGCCGACGATTCAACTCAACTTGCACAGGTTGCAAACAAGGTAACAAATCTCAATGCTAACTTTAGCGATCTCGTTAATGATTTGGAAAATGCAGATAACGCCCCGCGTTCATTACCTAAACTTTATACTTATTCTCTGTATGATCCTGAACGTAGTTTAATAGGAAATGTTGAGACAGTATTCGAAAAAAGTAATTTTAACATTGACTATATACATAGGTTACTGCAATTCGCTTGGAATAAAAATAAATTGTCTTTGAGCTTTGCAGACACTGCCCAATATACTAAGAGACAAGCATGGAGGCGTGCGAATTTGCACGCTTCACAGGGAAAACACAAGAAATTAGCCATGAATGAATGGCGGCTATTATTAGCGAGTATAAAATACAAGACGATAGATGAAAACTATATAATTAGCCAACTGAATACTACGCGTCATAATACAATCGACGTCAGTGCTAAAGATCTTTCTTTTGCACGCATGATGTTATATTTGAATAAAAATTTACAGCTCGTTGAAACTAACCGTGTATTGAAAAGAAAAAAACGGCCCATCGCACGATCAGTGGGAAGTATGGGTGGAGCAGGTGGTATAGGAGGTACATCTGATTCCTTTTCTTCTTTATGGCATTTTTTTATCGATTTTACTTCTACGTCAGATCTGGAAAAAAAGGAAGAAGAAATACCCGTAAACAAAAAAGTGCATTCTTGGGTATCTTTGTTGTCAGATTTTATCAATGTAATGAGTCTTCCATCCACTGTTATTGACGGAGGGGATAGACTATTAGAAAGTGCTATTAATACCAGCTGGCTTTATGAAAAATGCAAAACTCCCATCAATACTTTGTGGAATGTTCTTTATCAAGCTGCCAATTCTGAAAAAAATAAATGGTTTAATGATATTGCAACAAAAACAGGTCAGGGGCTGGGTGTTATTAGCCTTTTATTTGATGCTTATGAATACCACGAAGCCCAAAATCATCATCAACGTAGTCTCGCCGTAACAAAAGCTACCTTTGATGGAGCAAGCCTTGCTTGGGGCATAGCTGCTGAGAATATTATGCAATCTTCAGCGGAGTTCCCCCCGTTATTGATTGTCATTATAGCAAGTTATTCATTGTCTAAAATAAGTCAAGCCATTGGTAATGACATAGAGATAATGTTTGATAATATAACACGTGCAAGACTCTGTGGCGTTGAATTTAACCAATTGAAAAATGGATTTGAAAAAGGGGGATTTACTGTAATAAACGATACGTTAATGCCTTGTAAAGGCTCTGTGATTAAAACAATTAATCTGGAAAATACCAGAAAACCTTTTGTCGTATTTGATGATATCGGTGTACAAATGCGTAAAAAAACGGATCAAGGAGAAGACTTTATTGTCGACAGTAATGATCCGGCGGCTTATATTAACCTCCGTGAACTGAACGGTGTGGCGTTGGATCAATCTATAGACATAACAGGTCTTCCATCGTTCAATCAACCAGCATTAAAAAAACTGGTCTTACCTATGTCCCCTAAAATAAAAATTGATCCTGTATATACTGAAACAGATCTTATAAAATGGAGAGGTGATACTGAATTTGATGCCATGCGTTATTTTTCTAGCAGAGAGTCCAAATTTATATTTGAATTTTATAAAGAAAATTCTTTTATCGATCCAATTAAAAATTTTTTGGGTACAAACTGGATGGCAATAACAAACCTGAACTATCGTTATCAGAAAAACAATGTAAATGTTTATTTAGGTAATGACGATTATAAACTAATAGCACCAGGAATCGAAAAGAATGAAAGAACAGATGATTCTCTTTATAGAAAATATCTGCACTATAAACTTTATGGTCCTACTAAAGGTAAAGCCACTATCTTTATACTATTAAATAGAGGGCAGTCTGATATCACCATTGCGCGTAGTAATCCCAGTATAACCTGGATTATTGGGGCTTATCATGAAAATTTTCGTGATACAAAGGTGGAGCCTATCTCTAATGGTTGTAAAATTTTCAGAACAGTGCCTAATGCATCGGGTGAAACAGATGATGCTATTTACATAAATATTGACGACAGAGATAACACTAAGCTTACTTTTCATCTTTCTATTGGAGTTGGCACGATAGATTTTAAAGGTAGTACAACACATTCTGTTGGTAAGCTAATTGTCCGAGAGTTTAATGCGACAATATTTAAAACTCAATTGACTCCTCAAATTATTGATTTTCTCGATGGGGATAGACGTATAAGAAATATGGACGAAGCATCACGTATGCCACAAATGGTAAGAGCCTATCTTGAGGAAATGACAAAAGATTCGGCAAAAGTGTTGAAATATATCCCGGTAAAAAACCTGGCTATTTTCGGTAATGAATAA
- the pdxJ gene encoding pyridoxine 5'-phosphate synthase has product MADLLLGVNIDHIATLRNARGTCYPDPVHAAFIAEQAGADGITVHLREDRRHITDRDVRLLRETIQTRMNLEMAVTDEMVAIARELKPHFCCLVPEKREEVTTEGGLDVTGQLDKIAPAVDILSAAGILVSLFIDADEQQIDAASVVGAPYIEIHTGVYANASNDLDRQKELGRIASAVVYAASKGLKVNAGHGITYHNVKSIAVLDDIHELNIGHAIIGEAAMMGLASAVSKMKELMKEARAQWRS; this is encoded by the coding sequence ATGGCTGATCTGCTATTGGGTGTTAATATCGATCATATCGCGACATTACGAAATGCACGTGGGACTTGCTATCCTGATCCTGTCCATGCCGCTTTTATTGCTGAACAGGCCGGAGCAGATGGTATTACCGTGCATTTACGTGAAGACCGTCGCCATATTACTGATCGTGATGTGCGTCTTTTGCGTGAAACCATCCAGACACGGATGAATTTAGAAATGGCAGTAACCGATGAGATGGTTGCCATCGCGAGAGAATTGAAACCGCATTTTTGTTGCCTCGTTCCGGAAAAGCGTGAGGAAGTGACTACTGAAGGTGGACTGGATGTTACTGGTCAATTGGATAAAATTGCCCCAGCGGTTGACATCTTGTCTGCGGCTGGGATCTTGGTTTCATTGTTTATCGATGCCGATGAGCAACAGATTGACGCTGCCAGTGTTGTTGGCGCACCCTATATTGAGATCCACACGGGTGTTTACGCCAATGCGTCCAATGACCTTGATCGTCAGAAAGAATTAGGGCGTATCGCCAGCGCAGTAGTTTACGCTGCCAGTAAAGGGTTAAAGGTTAATGCGGGTCATGGCATTACTTACCATAATGTCAAATCTATTGCTGTGTTAGATGATATTCACGAGCTAAATATTGGTCATGCTATTATAGGCGAGGCAGCGATGATGGGTTTAGCGTCTGCGGTGAGCAAGATGAAAGAATTAATGAAGGAAGCGCGTGCTCAATGGCGATCTTAG
- a CDS encoding transposase, with amino-acid sequence MAVGLFFCSINSDVFYAWVTQRLLPTLPPHCVIVMDNASFHKRLDIQQAISKAGHRIEYLTPYSPDLNPHFYPQR; translated from the coding sequence ATGGCGGTCGGCTTATTTTTTTGTTCCATTAACAGTGATGTTTTTTACGCCTGGGTTACCCAGCGCCTTTTGCCTACTCTTCCTCCTCATTGTGTCATCGTGATGGATAACGCCAGTTTCCACAAACGTCTCGACATTCAGCAGGCTATCAGTAAAGCCGGGCATCGGATTGAATATCTCACTCCCTACTCACCTGATCTCAATCCTCACTTTTACCCACAACGTTGA
- the glpG gene encoding rhomboid family intramembrane serine protease GlpG has translation MIRVTAISNQRLAQIFVDYMTTFNVVLTLSRNTQQVEIWLGDEQKLPLVQSEWKQFLLDPCNPCYQAASWQAGTLNSTLPYQGFFSLQTILQTVRNKAGRMTLSVMLLCGAIYILMQFVGDTTVMSWLAWPKNSRQYWQLWRWITHALLHFSLLHILFNLMWWWYLAGQVEKQLGSGKLLVLTILSAIFSGWGQSLFSGANFGGLSGVIYALIGYVWLITERVPGSGLILPRGVMVFSVIWLVVGLFNILALSIANSSHLCGLLIGLLIALWDTRTYLQV, from the coding sequence ATGATCCGTGTGACAGCCATCTCTAATCAACGTTTGGCACAAATTTTTGTCGATTATATGACCACCTTCAACGTTGTCTTGACCCTTAGCCGTAATACGCAACAGGTAGAAATCTGGTTAGGCGATGAACAAAAGCTACCGCTGGTACAATCTGAATGGAAGCAATTCCTGCTTGATCCCTGTAATCCGTGTTATCAGGCGGCCAGTTGGCAAGCTGGAACGCTTAATAGTACCTTACCCTATCAAGGTTTTTTTTCTCTACAAACGATTCTTCAGACCGTACGCAATAAAGCAGGCCGCATGACACTTAGTGTCATGTTACTTTGCGGTGCCATCTATATTTTGATGCAATTCGTGGGTGATACTACCGTCATGTCATGGCTGGCGTGGCCAAAAAATAGTCGCCAATATTGGCAATTATGGCGTTGGATCACCCATGCTTTGCTACATTTTTCACTGTTACATATTTTATTTAACTTGATGTGGTGGTGGTATCTTGCCGGGCAAGTAGAAAAACAACTTGGCAGCGGTAAATTGCTGGTGTTAACTATTTTATCTGCGATATTCAGCGGTTGGGGTCAATCGTTATTTAGCGGTGCTAACTTTGGTGGCTTGTCGGGCGTGATCTACGCTTTAATCGGTTATGTTTGGCTGATTACAGAACGTGTGCCGGGATCTGGCCTTATCTTACCCCGTGGGGTGATGGTTTTTTCTGTGATCTGGCTGGTTGTTGGACTCTTCAATATATTGGCGTTGTCAATTGCCAATAGCTCTCATCTCTGTGGTTTGCTGATTGGCTTACTAATAGCTTTGTGGGATACTCGCACCTATCTGCAGGTGTGA
- a CDS encoding IS4 family transposase, whose amino-acid sequence MKNDSGEIGLLVESIVKSGNRHMKTVTGNGNEWIREEFHQIDFGDKRLKERFFETAGLLSSKASGSIYPSCHGSWSQAKGAYRFFSNERVSESALFRTHCVQTQKRLEGHSLVFSLQDTSELNVDSHKKTEGLGSISKAYHKHKMGLMLHASLMVTQEVLPLGLSSLKCWSRVSREETPQEKQRRLYQSTMKEKESIKWIETLYETAALIPKDTCLITLGDREADIFELFRVASSLKTFFIIRNRKDRKFIDEKGKKTTVQTALSKTPILKTIALTLPKNQQRVARTAYVDIRSISGWLPIRNNLVYGPTNKDASRHIHEKVHVSAISVKEQPPPEGVAPVEWVLLTNLTATDAFEAEEKVNGYRLRWKIEELFNTLKSGCCVEQCRLNTATQLTKMITLKSIIAFKLMHMTKMAALCPEATCTDVLSKIEWQTLYCRIQTTSRLPEHPPTVLQAITWLGQLGGFLNRRAEGLPGIMSLWRGYEILQENVRLFIILNNKNCG is encoded by the coding sequence ATGAAAAATGATTCAGGTGAAATTGGATTATTGGTAGAGTCAATAGTTAAATCAGGAAACAGGCACATGAAAACAGTAACGGGTAATGGGAATGAGTGGATCCGGGAAGAATTTCATCAAATTGATTTCGGAGATAAACGCCTTAAAGAGCGTTTTTTTGAAACAGCGGGCTTATTATCATCAAAAGCGTCAGGTTCAATTTACCCAAGCTGTCATGGCTCCTGGTCACAGGCCAAAGGAGCTTATCGATTTTTTAGCAATGAGAGAGTGAGCGAGAGCGCGCTATTCCGTACACATTGTGTGCAAACACAAAAACGTCTGGAGGGGCATTCACTGGTTTTTTCTCTTCAGGACACATCAGAGTTGAACGTTGACTCACATAAAAAGACAGAGGGGTTGGGAAGTATATCTAAAGCCTATCACAAACATAAAATGGGGTTGATGCTTCATGCAAGTTTGATGGTAACTCAGGAGGTCTTGCCGCTTGGGTTATCCTCGCTTAAATGCTGGTCACGTGTTTCCCGAGAGGAAACGCCTCAGGAAAAACAGCGGCGGCTTTATCAATCGACAATGAAAGAGAAAGAAAGTATTAAGTGGATAGAGACCCTCTACGAGACAGCGGCGCTGATACCCAAAGATACCTGCTTAATCACGCTGGGAGACAGAGAAGCGGATATTTTCGAACTTTTTCGGGTTGCAAGCTCACTAAAAACATTTTTTATTATCCGCAACCGGAAAGACAGAAAATTTATCGATGAAAAGGGGAAAAAAACAACGGTGCAAACCGCCTTGTCAAAGACGCCGATTTTAAAAACCATAGCACTCACCCTGCCCAAAAATCAGCAAAGGGTAGCAAGAACGGCTTATGTGGATATTCGCTCCATTTCAGGCTGGCTCCCCATTAGAAATAATCTAGTTTATGGGCCTACCAATAAAGACGCTTCACGGCATATCCATGAAAAGGTTCACGTATCTGCCATCAGTGTTAAAGAACAGCCTCCTCCAGAAGGAGTAGCGCCTGTCGAATGGGTATTATTGACCAATTTGACGGCCACTGACGCCTTTGAAGCAGAAGAGAAAGTGAATGGGTATAGACTGAGATGGAAGATAGAAGAATTATTCAACACACTGAAATCAGGATGTTGTGTTGAACAATGTCGTTTAAATACGGCAACCCAATTAACGAAAATGATCACCCTCAAAAGCATTATCGCCTTCAAACTGATGCATATGACCAAAATGGCAGCGTTGTGTCCTGAGGCTACCTGCACCGATGTGTTGTCAAAGATAGAATGGCAAACGCTGTATTGCAGAATACAGACAACAAGCCGCCTTCCCGAGCATCCCCCCACAGTGCTTCAGGCAATAACATGGCTGGGTCAATTGGGAGGATTTCTTAACCGACGTGCCGAGGGTTTACCGGGAATCATGTCGCTTTGGCGAGGGTATGAGATCCTGCAAGAAAATGTGAGATTGTTCATTATTCTTAATAACAAAAATTGTGGGTAA